Proteins from a single region of Deltaproteobacteria bacterium:
- a CDS encoding ferrochelatase, which produces DAEDVCIFLPLHGLVDRLVKEGDPYVPQVMRVIDELKQSYGAHRVSYGYQNHDEIPFIRWTQPTTDKALAAVAASDCRGVLINGGVSFTVDSLETLYDHRVDEPARLAEEARRLGRVSPRIVVQPMFNAASDFVALMATIVREALVGQGDLESL; this is translated from the coding sequence CGATGCAGAGGACGTGTGCATCTTCTTGCCCCTGCATGGGCTGGTCGACAGGTTGGTCAAAGAAGGCGATCCCTACGTGCCGCAGGTCATGCGCGTGATTGATGAGCTAAAACAGAGCTACGGTGCCCACCGGGTATCTTATGGCTACCAAAACCACGACGAGATTCCTTTCATCCGATGGACACAGCCAACCACCGACAAAGCGTTAGCCGCGGTGGCAGCCAGTGACTGCCGTGGTGTCCTCATCAACGGGGGAGTGTCATTCACCGTCGACAGTTTAGAGACCCTTTACGATCACCGCGTTGACGAACCTGCCCGCTTGGCGGAAGAGGCGCGTCGCCTTGGTAGGGTGTCACCAAGAATTGTGGTGCAACCAATGTTCAACGCGGCCAGTGATTTTGTGGCTCTTATGGCCACGATCGTCCGAGAAGCTCTGGTTGGTCAGGGTGATCTGGAGAGTCTCTGA
- a CDS encoding MFS transporter, with protein sequence MHTFKLLGQRKFAPLFWVQFCGAFNDNLFKNALVLFIALRATSEAESGFFINMASGLFILPFILFAAIAGQLADKFEKSMLIRYTKVFEIGIMAMGAIALYLHKFELLLGVLFLLGTHSSIFGPLKYSILPQHLAEDELIAGNGLVEMGTFLAILLGTISAGLLLEHGHQYVATAILAVSVCGWWFSRYIPEAPASDPQLKLTKNPLPETKNLMSLAMAQKTVFLSILGISWFWFFGATILAQLPSFTKFVLFGNEQIVTLLLATFSISIGVGSMLCERLSRGDVEIGMVPFGAAGMTWFCLDLFLMTYPPAGDLVGLSAFLETRGDFSPIRLLMDVGGIGLFGSFFIVPLYALIQQRSDERYRSRIVAANNLMNSLFMVASALMTMVLYNLGASTPEIFLTIAVLNLAVCTYIFALVPEFALRFGFWLLASTIYHLRYDGREHLPRRGAALLVCNHVSFIDWLVITAACNRPVRFVMDHRIFAAQGVNFIFKLCKAIPIAPAKESAEVKEKAFLAISDALRDDQVVCIFPEGMITHDGKLNAFKPGVERILAADPVPVIAMAIGGLWGSFFSRKNGPAMKKIPKPTHRTISVYVAPPLIVPPKASQLEVIVSEMLVAHEARKKAA encoded by the coding sequence GTGCATACGTTCAAATTACTCGGTCAGAGAAAATTCGCTCCCCTGTTCTGGGTCCAATTCTGCGGTGCCTTCAACGACAATCTGTTTAAAAACGCCCTGGTGCTTTTCATCGCGTTGCGTGCGACGTCCGAGGCCGAGTCGGGATTTTTCATAAACATGGCTTCAGGCCTGTTTATCTTGCCTTTTATCCTTTTTGCAGCCATCGCCGGGCAGCTAGCCGATAAATTCGAGAAGTCGATGCTGATCCGGTACACCAAGGTGTTTGAGATTGGCATCATGGCGATGGGGGCGATAGCCCTCTATTTGCACAAGTTTGAGCTTTTGCTCGGGGTGCTCTTTCTCCTCGGAACCCACTCGTCCATTTTTGGACCGTTGAAATACAGTATCCTGCCGCAGCATCTTGCAGAGGACGAGCTGATAGCAGGAAACGGACTGGTCGAAATGGGGACTTTTCTCGCCATTCTGCTCGGTACTATCAGTGCTGGACTGCTGCTGGAACACGGGCATCAGTACGTGGCAACGGCAATTCTGGCCGTGAGTGTCTGCGGGTGGTGGTTTAGCCGTTACATTCCCGAGGCCCCGGCGTCAGATCCTCAGCTCAAACTAACTAAGAACCCGCTACCTGAGACCAAGAATCTCATGTCCCTGGCGATGGCGCAGAAGACCGTATTTCTATCGATACTTGGGATCTCTTGGTTTTGGTTTTTTGGTGCCACTATCTTGGCCCAGTTGCCAAGCTTTACTAAGTTCGTGCTGTTCGGCAACGAACAGATTGTTACCCTACTATTAGCCACTTTTTCCATTAGCATCGGAGTTGGCTCGATGCTTTGCGAACGCCTGTCACGCGGGGACGTTGAAATTGGTATGGTCCCGTTTGGCGCCGCAGGCATGACTTGGTTCTGCCTTGATCTGTTCCTGATGACCTATCCACCAGCCGGCGATTTAGTCGGTCTGAGTGCGTTTCTTGAGACACGCGGTGACTTTTCGCCGATCAGGCTCCTCATGGATGTGGGCGGTATCGGCCTTTTTGGCAGTTTTTTCATCGTGCCCCTATATGCTCTGATTCAACAACGTAGTGATGAGCGTTATCGGTCACGTATAGTCGCAGCCAATAACCTCATGAATTCGCTGTTTATGGTGGCCTCGGCATTGATGACCATGGTGCTTTATAATTTAGGAGCATCAACGCCCGAGATCTTCCTCACCATTGCTGTCCTTAATTTGGCTGTATGCACCTATATTTTTGCGCTAGTACCTGAATTCGCCCTGCGATTTGGGTTTTGGCTGCTTGCCAGCACGATTTATCACCTGCGCTATGATGGGCGTGAGCATTTACCGCGTCGGGGAGCAGCATTGCTCGTCTGCAATCATGTCAGTTTTATAGACTGGCTTGTTATTACTGCTGCTTGTAATCGACCGGTACGGTTTGTTATGGACCACAGGATTTTTGCTGCACAGGGCGTCAATTTCATATTCAAATTATGTAAAGCGATACCCATTGCTCCAGCCAAAGAGTCAGCTGAAGTAAAGGAGAAAGCGTTTCTGGCCATATCGGATGCTCTTCGCGACGATCAGGTAGTTTGCATATTCCCTGAAGGCATGATTACCCATGATGGCAAGCTGAACGCCTTTAAGCCTGGGGTGGAACGCATCTTGGCCGCTGATCCTGTACCAGTCATAGCTATGGCGATCGGAGGTCTTTGGGGGAGTTTTTTTAGCCGTAAAAATGGTCCCGCGATGAAGAAAATACCCAAGCCTACCCACCGCACAATATCAGTCTATGTGGCGCCACCGTTAATAGTTCCGCCAAAGGCTTCACAACTCGAGGTTATTGTCAGCGAGATGCTTGTAGCGCATGAGGCCCGTAAAAAGGCCGCGTGA